The Camelina sativa cultivar DH55 chromosome 16, Cs, whole genome shotgun sequence sequence AGGATGGAAACGGCGGTGGTTCGTTCTCCAGGACGGAGTTTTATCGTATTATAGAATCCACGGTCCTGATAAAATATCTCTCTCCGTTGAGATGGATCGGAGATCTAAACTGATCGGCGGCGAATCTTTACGGTTCATTTGCCGACATAGCAAACGCGGTGATGTTCATAGCCCCGGGAAACCTCTCGGCCAAATCCACCTCAAGGTTTCGATTTATTTTGAATACGCCCCtaagttttgaatgttttaatATAGTAGATACACCCCTAAATTTTAAACGGATTCACCTAAAatttctgtttatttaggaATTACCCctgtagtttttaatttttctaaatatacagtaaaactaCAATTCCAGCTATGATTTGGTAGTTCACATGTATTTTATAAGAGTTTTGAATGTATCtccacaaaattaaaaactatcaACCACACCCCCGGTTGcatatgtgattttttaaatcaCTGGTGATTTTGAACTCGGCCTTAAATCACTGGTGATTTTGAACTCGGccaaatccatatatatatttggaagtGCTCCACACCTGACACCTGTGATTGATTTATATGGGTGTTTTGACAGGTCTCTTCGATTGGACAAAGCATATCAGACGCAAAGAGATTCACTTTATACACGGGCACGAAGAGTCTGCATTTACGAGCAGCAACGAGTGAGGATCGTAACGCTTGGATCGAAGCTTTAAAAGCTGTTAAAGAAACGTTTCCAAGAATGTCAAACGAAGAGTTAATGGCATCGACCACTAATGTCTCACTCTCTACCGATAAACTAAGACAGAGATTAATGAAAGAAGAGGTTAACGAGACAATCATCAAAGATTGCGAAGACATAATGAAAAACAATTTCGTTGCTTTGCATAATGAGGTCATGTCGCTCAAACAGTACCAATATCATCAACTTCAACAACTCACCTAAGACTTACTAACCCTAAGTTTTTCATGATTTATCTCTAGACATTTGATATATATCAATTGAAATTAAAGTAGACTTTTACTTTTTTGCATAATAATGAAAAATTCAGGAGTTGATATGGATTTTTTGTTCTATTATTAAGTTGATGTGAGGTACTGAGTAGTGAGTACTACTAGAATCCCATAGGTCATTTAGTGCAAGCCTATGTGGCTATGTATAATTACTTTATGGGTATAGGcccaatttgattttgtaatatcaGTGACATTACTTTTTTGTATATTAGAAACTAgtattcgaaaaaaaaaaaactagtattcGAAGAggataaagttttaaaaactcttGGGGACTAATACAGATCATTACGTTACGAATTTGTATATTGCAatgtttatcttttggtttaatatatTGATGgagttaatgtatatatatgctgattCAATTAGTGGACATTCAAAGTAATCTTACTAAGTTTTAAAACGTTTTTCAATAACATAACGTAGTTGTTAGCTGTAGGCAGGCAccatcaataaattaatataatgcaTGAAAACGCTACGTAATGCCGTAATGGACATGATGAAGTCACGACGatgaataaaatgtatattcgaATCCTCGAATTATCTAAGTTGATATTTAATAGAACAAAAGATAAAGTTTTTAACCAAAGATGATAGaagtaataataatagaagCTAAAATCGAAATCCAATTGGGTTCGTTTCTGCCAACGATGAAGACGTATGACTGTTCAATCTGATacttttcagttttatattctttcttttaatatgttttttttcttataaaaactaTTTTGTATATCGAAAATTAAAGAAGCAGAAAGGTActaaagaaaagattaaaacGATGAGCATGGGCTTTCCCTTTTCAGCTTACACGACAAAGAGACGTATTCGTAATTTTAACAACCCATTAATACGTAAGTCCATTAAATTGTATtatcatttctttttaaaatatacgtATTGGAACTTCAGCGTGATCTCTCCATTTTCGTAGTACGTTACaaattcctcttctttttttattgtataCAGAATTCAAAAGACATAGAGCAAAAGAGATATTACtagaatacaaaatattttttattagtttatactCATCGCACGTAATTAACCACAAGATTTGCTGTGGTGCGCTGACATCGAATCAAAAAATAGGAACATGACACACGTTGGAGCTAGTTTacctacaaaaccaaaataagtgGTCGGAAACGATGAAATTTTattcaaaccatttttttattttgggtcaacatttttattaatacaGTAAATGGTAagaaggatgatgagtttggtAAAACCTGGAGTGATAACGTTGGTGTAAGGCTTATTGAGGAATGGGCTTTTGATTCTCCAACAGAACAAAGGATATATTGCTACATCAATACctgagcttcttctctcttctatgACCCATGCCTTTTAGTTGGCCAGTTGCATACGTCACCAATCCCCCaccatataatatttattttagcactaataaaaacaaaagtaagataatatttctctATTCATTTTGAGGTGTGACCAAAAGATAACAGTTTCATCATGATTTTCATTGGACAATAACCAGGTTGAAATGTCAAAAGTACACTACAGTCCCAACTCTTTGGTTACACAAAAGAAActtcccaatttttttaaacttgatAACTTTTTATTCTTATCCCGAGATAAGTTtgcagtttttattttaataaatatatcctttgttttattttatactaattcAGAGTGACAAATAAGCATATTTTTATAAgatgcacacaaaaaaaatcattattggATGTATTGTCTCGACTCTTTTGCAATGAAGTAATTTGTTTTGAATGAAAAGTTGTATACAAACACTATCTAACTTGATAATGTGTGATGACTAgcttttgtaatataaaattatgaaattatttgcatgtaaataaatatagcaGATCGATTAAAGTTAAGAAAGGTGAGATTCAGCTCTCTTATCAAATCATAATATTTCGTTTGAAAAtagatttgtatttttgtgtgatTTGGAAATTGGGAAGATAAGACTTATGAGTCTTCTGCTTTGATGCGTACGTAATAGGTCGGCGGACGGCTACCTGACTTATCGGTCAtccatcttctttgtcttttctctTCTAATTCCCTTTCACATAATTTATCATTACTGCTTTGCTTAACATGACAGAATTATCATTAAGAGATTGTCATGTCAAATTTTCTAGTACAAGAATCTGTTTTCCTTTCTTATCTTGAtcagaattttacaataatgtTTTACGTTCAAATTTCAGCTGTAAATCAGAACATCATTAATAAATTGTCCTTTAAAACCATCTTCAACctattttttccaatttttcaaACTCTATATTGTAACTCCAAAAAGCATATATCATCAGTTTCGTTTTAACCCATTACTCTACTTTAAATCCGAAAACAATATTATGGGGTGTGTTTAACTCCTATATTATGGGTGTTTTTCTTCTGTCGGACAAATAAAAACAGTTTGCTAATTTCCCCCTCGAAAGATTTTTACGAGTTCAAAAATCATGTTTTGACAGTCTCACGTGTGCAAACATGAACGTTGCACGTGACTATTCTGAGAAAGAGGAAACGTAATCTTCGTAGTATCTTTACGCCAGCCGCCCTCCCGAGACAGGTGGTTCGCTCTAGTTTTTTGATGACGTGCTTTGAATCCTGACCGCTAAAGACTTCAACACGTGGCACCGTCTATGTCGTTGGATTCTTCGTACACGACGATATTAGTTGGGCCGTGACAGCCCAAATGTTATAAAAGGATCCCACATATGTGCCAGCTCAGCTTGATTATCCCATCTGTTAAGAAGAAAAGGAGCAGTTTGTAGATAATGACGCGTAATTAGatttacaattaattaaataattcgCAAAACTAGAGTCATTTGTCTCTTGTCCACTCTGTCTCTAATTTCTTTTTCCCAAATCATGGCGAATCATAATCTATGCGATCAATTATTTTAAGATGAAATACTCACAACGTCGCTCGGACATGCGAAacaaaagattgttttttttatataattgttaaaatataaGAAGAGAATAAGTAGCTTCTTGCATTATTAAAGATGTGTATCATCTCTTGAATTTTAAAAcacaatcatttaaaatcttataacCAATAACAAGCTATATTgaacaaattcaataaaatagCTCTATCTGACAACGTGAAATTCCCCAAtcttgttttataatttattagtgAGACCGATGTATATTATAAGGGATCTTCAACGATCTTTTAATTTGTTCTCTATTGCATTTTCATGTCGAATAAACTTTTCCAGGAGtgtttagtaatatatatatttccaacaaACGTTTAAAAAGATTAGCATCACAGTAAACCCCacgcacacaaaaaaaatgatatacagTAATCCTAGTTATCCATTTTTATCGGTTTCAAAACAATACTGTTGCAATAATCATTGTTACCTCGTGCTTTTCAATTAGTGACAGCTTCTTATATGATTAGACCGATGCAAAATTAATCTAACCACAGAGCCACAAGAGAAGTCAATAACTTTCCACTAGATTATTTTAAGTAAGGGCATCTTTATATGGAAATCAGTTTAGGGtatttttagaatataaatattatgaaaataatgtaaattatttatagAGTGTTTTCAGcaattaaaaacttttgttaagaagttagttattgggagaacatgtttaagatcttaagatttaataatataatattcttaaacatattacaattaccaaaatttatataataacattttaattgcaaacttataaaacttttactaaaattcaaaatacaataccaaatttttatgaaacaacaaaaacattaaagataaaaaaaacatattaattaattaaagcacacaaacattttatttaattaaatatagtttaatgtccaaatttattccatatattctcaataagatcctcttttaatttgtgaaaaattgtttacaaaaaattatatctatTCACAGCTTGCCACGTCAATTTAGAACTGAACTAAGATCAATTCTAcgtcaaaaactaaaaaaaagtgttttaagccactatttattatttttctatttttttaagcTAAAAACACCCCTTATATTCTCTCTATAAAAATGGCCTAATAGCCTCGGGTTTAGAAGTCTTTACCGATCGaataataaatacattaaaaaaacaagaaagcatTAGCATTGATGAATAATGTTTTTCTTCCGATATAAggctatattttattaattatacgGAGTATATTACAACATACAGTGTATACGTGTTATATGTTACAGTTTGTGTATATGCGTACATTAATCAACACAATACAAAAATGAATCAATAACGATTGGCGTTTAAAggatgacaaaaaaattatcaatcGATAtagtaaaactaaaactttGAATAATGACCGACGGAcgtcatataaatataataatcaagGCACATAggagaacaaaattaaaaagtatcATCATGTGGTTACGAAACATTATCACctggttcctttttttttattccactaATTCGCGATGACGATTTGTTAATGATCGATCATAGTtgtttacaaatataaattagttttgattagCATGTAGTGTTAAGGAGATAAACATAACTAATCATTTGGTCTTTTACGTGGGTATCACATTAATTCCATACAACGTAGGGCACGCCggcactttttttttcattttctttatacATTGTATATACATAAGTATTACTACTATAGGCTCAAATGTTTGACGAATTTAATTACCGTTATACTATACAAGTAGATTTAGGGTTCAGATgacaaatttaattatacatgtatcttttatgatttaattatacttatacatatatataagtattacTACTAACGAATTTAATTACCGTTACCATATCTTTTATGAAAAtgttcagatgacaaaaaaaaaaaaaaaaaaaNNNNNNNNNNNNNNNNNNNCTTTGTGATTTTACCTTTATTTTAATACTGTAATAACTACagtttaaatttaaacaaatcattaatgATGAAATAACGGTTAAAGAAGTTTCTAACTGCAAATACATCTGAAATAAGCAgagtaaccaaaaacaaaacttcgTTCGTTAGTCATATTTACACACCCATTCGTTGACGTGTGAACAACTTTAATGTATCCATCAAAATTTCCGTAATTAAAACAATAGTAACATTTTCGTTATAGATAACCGAAGTAGATGATAGATCATTGACCGAGAGATACTACTAATCTTTGAGATGTTAATGGTAGCACATTGctagattttataaaaacacAGTTACGGCCTTAGacattcatattttgttttgttatgcgGATTTGAAAAAGAgccaaacaaaatatttatttccatacataaaaaaaaccataagGAATAAAACTCCCCCTAAAATAACTTTTcctttctaactttttttttcccccttctAATTGCTCtgattagatatattttaattaatattggaAAGTAACACACATACAACTAAACTATTTAGGTGTGATTAGTGATTACTGTTTTATTTCCAagatcttttgaaaattttactcATATAAACAGCACAGTATATTTTTGTGCTATATcgtactttaaaaagaaaatttgaatgcTGTaacatttattcattttttattattattaatagtGTAGTCGGAATTATTGAAGTCAATACATTGGTCATAACaatgtgacttttttttttaagtcggGGCTGGTGGGCTTTTTGTGTACGCTTCCCAATGGTTTTCTACTgcgaaaacttaaaaaaatcaaattttactattttatcgtaaaaaaaaaaattatttatttatttatcttctctctcttctttctctctttttgtctgTCTCTTTATCCTTTTGCTTTTGAtactgctgctgcttcttcattctccctttttcttttcatttttttgctcTCCTCCTCTCTGTATCGTTTTGTAGGAATCTCTCACCAAACATTTAGGTTTCTTCTCAGATTTAGAAACTTTTTCTCAATCTCTGATTCTCCATTTGATTTCTCCTTAACCCTTGCTAAAAAATCGAATGAGCCCATTTCGGTGATTTTTCTGAGAAGAAGAGGGAAGCAGCTAGGGTTTATGTGATGAGTAGATGATGCGTGAACCGCTTGTTAGCGAAGAAGAAGGAGCTACTGAGGTTTTACTTGTGGAGAAaggaggagacgaagaagaagagagaagaagacgagacgATTTGTTGTTACTAGCTTTAACAACAACGCCGATGGTACGATCGAAATCTCAAGGAACCACGAGGCGCGTCACTCCCACGCCACCTCCCGTAGACGTCGAGAAACCGTTACCAAACGGAGATCTCTACATGGGAACTTTTTCCGGCGGGTTTCCTAACGGATCCGGGAAATATCTCTGGAAAGATGGCTGTATGTACGAAGGCGAGTGGAAACGTGGCAAAGCCAGTGGCAAAGGCAAGTTCTCGTGGCCGAGCGGTGCGACTTACGAAGGCGAATTCAAATCTGGGAGGATGGAAGGGTTCGGCACTTTTGTTGGTGTTGACGGTGATACCTATAGAGGCTCTTGGGTTGCTGATCGGAAACATGGTCATGGTCAGAAGAGGTACGCCAACGGAGATTACTATGAAGGTACCTGGCGGCGGAATCTACAGGACGGGAGGGGGAGATATGTTTGGATGAATGGGAATCAGTATACCGGAGAGTGGAGAAATGGTGTGATTTGTGGTAAAGGTGTGCTTGCTTGGCCTAATGGGAACAGGTACGAAGGTCAATGGGAGAATGGTGTTCCTAAAGGAAGCGGTGTGTTTACCTGGGCTGATGGGAGCTCTTGGATCGGTTCTTGGAATGAGAGTAGTAATCTCATGAGGAGTTTCTTTGATGGGATTGAGAAGAGTGAGTTGATTGTTGCGACGAGGAAGAGATCTTCTGTTGATAGTGGAGCTGGGAGTTTGAGtggtggtgacaaggttttccCTAGGATCTGTATTTGGGAATCTGATGGAGAAGCTGGAGATATCACTTGTGATATTGTTGATAATGTGGAGGCTTCTGTGATTTACAGAGATAGGATTTCGATTGATCGAGATGGGTTTCGTCAGTTTAGGAAGAATCCTTGCTGTTTCAGCGGCGAGGCTAAGAAACCTGGAGAGACTATATCTAAAGGGCATAAGAAATACGATTTGATGCTCAACTTGCAACATGGAATCAggtaacatatttttatattctcaAGACTTTTTCAGAATCCCTAGGGATGATTTAGATCTGTGTTTTGACTAAAGTGCGATGAATTTAGGTATTCTGTCGGCAAACATGCTTCCATTGTTCGAGACCTTAAACAGAGCGATTTTGACCCGAGTGAAAAGTTTTGGACAAGGTTCCCACCTGAAGGTTCTAAGACCACACCGCCGCATCAATCTGTGGATTTCCGTTGGAAGGACTATTGCCCTTTGGTGTTTAGGTATTCAATCTTTTGCTGTTAGATATCTTTTTCAATGTGTTTTAATCTTATTGTGCACAAGTTTGGTGATGTTTATTCTCTAAATCTGTGTTTGTGGtgaaatttgtttcttttgatagaCGCCTGAGGGAGCTTTTCACGGTGGATCCTGCTGATTATATGTTAGCTATCTGTGGGAACGATGCTCTTAGGGAACTTTCATCACCTGGAAAGAGTGGAAGCTTTTTTTACTTAACTCAAGATGACAGATTTATGATTAAGACAGTGAAGAAATCTGAAGTCAAGGTTAGTCGTTGGCTCTTTTCTTGACTTCTTCTGTCTTCTGTGAATccctttgtatttttctttctttgctttcacTTTACATTCTTAATCATATATAGTCCACTATCTGTGGTTAGCTAACAAAACTTGACCTGATGTTGTTTGTCTTCATTATCCCAGGTTCTTCTACGAATGCTTCCAAGTTACTACAAACATGTCTGCCAGTATGAAAATACACTTGTGACTAGGTTCTACGGTGTGCATTGTATTAAACCTGTTGGTGGCCAGAAGGTTGGTGTTGTTCATCTACATTTCATAAGACTCTTTTTTTGCAAGGGACAATTTCTCATGTTGTTTACCATCTTACCAGACTCGGTTTATTGTTATGGGGAACTTGTTCTGCTCGGAATATAGAATCCAGAGACGGTTTGATCTGAAAGGGTCTTCCCATGGACGTTATACATCCAAACCTGAAGTGGAAATCGACGAGACCACTACTCTCAAAGACCTTGATCTCAATTTTGCTTTCCGTCTTCAGAGAAATTGGTACCAAGAGCTTATGACGTAAGCTTCCCAGATTCCTAGTGTGTTTTCGTATTCTATTTGGGTGTTTGAAATTGGGAACACATTACTAAGCTGGCTGCGTTTCATTTTCCAGGCAAATTAAGCGCGACTGTGAGTTCTTGGAAGCTGCAAAAATAATGGATTATAGCCTTCTGGTTGGCGTTCACTTCCGTGATGACAACACAGGAGACAAAATGGGGCTTTCTCCATTCGTTTTGAGATCTGGTTAGTTTATTTTCTCGTTCTGCCTCgatattttttctgtttcccTGTTTCATTGTAATGATATTTGTTTGTTCATGTATTGGGCAGGTAAGATAGAATCGTACCAGAGCGAGAAATTCATGCGAGGTTGTCGCTTCCTGGAGGCTGAACTTCAAGATATGGACCGCATCTTAGCTGGCAGGTATAGGAATATTTTTTCTCGCCAATCATTACTTGGGTTTAATCTTTAGCACAAGAAGTTGACCTAACAATAGTCCTTTTGAATTGAACGCATTGGTAATTACTGTGGCAGAGTAGATGAAAGGTTCAGTTTCCCATTAGATATGATTTTCATCTGAGAACTACGTTACATCTATTATGCATTATTATTGTCTTAAAAAGTTGCTTGGCAATCTTGTGGGGGATGTTCAAATTGAAtagaaaaaacacaatcatattGTGGGGGCAAGACAGATCATgtggtccttttttttttgtttcttaaactaGTTGTTATAAATTCAATCAATTCTCTACTCGTAGTTATACACTTTTCAACATGTTACTAAAATCTGATTGCTTTTGCAGGAAACCGTTGATTCGATTAGGCGCAAACATGCCTGCAAGAGCAGAACGAATGGCGAGAAGAAGTGACTTTGATCAATATTCATCTGGAGGGACCAACTATCTATCCCACGGAGAGGTCTACGAAGTGGTTCTGTATTTTGGAGTCATTGACATTTTACAAGATTACGACATAAGCAAGAAGATCGAACATGCTTACAAGTCTCTACAGGCTGACCCGGCTTCAATCTCAGCTGTTGATCCAAAACTGTATTCAAGAAGGTTTAGAGATTTCATCAGCAGAATCTTCATCGAAGACGGCTAGTGAAGGTCTTAACCGATATTATCCCCATCGTTGAAAGGTCAAACCAAAGCTCCTCGCTTTTTTACCTCAAATGGAGAGAGCTAAAAAAGATACTGAGGCGTGAAGGGGCAGAAGGGTAGTTTCACTGTTGGTACAAAAGGTCGAAGAAAGAAGGAAGTCGATTCGGAATTCATTCATTTANTGTTTCTTAAACTAGTTGTTATAAATTCAATCAATTCTCTACTCGTAGTTATACACTTTTCAACATGTTACTAAAATCTGATTGCTTTTGCAGGAAACCGTTGATTCGATTAGGCGCAAACATGCCTGCAAGAGCAGAAC is a genomic window containing:
- the LOC104751670 gene encoding oxysterol-binding protein-related protein 1C-like — translated: MSSSPLAAKSNLATRSASLNIPHHSTRTNHAHDLRYSLSAGPRTNEDRPPSGNGVAGILYKWINYGKGWKRRWFVLQDGVLSYYRIHGPDKISLSVEMDRRSKLIGGESLRFICRHSKRGDVHSPGKPLGQIHLKVSSIGQSISDAKRFTLYTGTKSLHLRAATSEDRNAWIEALKAVKETFPRMSNEELMASTTNVSLSTDKLRQRLMKEEVNETIIKDCEDIMKNNFVALHNEVMSLKQYQYHQLQQLT
- the LOC104751671 gene encoding phosphatidylinositol 4-phosphate 5-kinase 2, coding for MMREPLVSEEEGATEVLLVEKGGDEEEERRRRDDLLLLALTTTPMVRSKSQGTTRRVTPTPPPVDVEKPLPNGDLYMGTFSGGFPNGSGKYLWKDGCMYEGEWKRGKASGKGKFSWPSGATYEGEFKSGRMEGFGTFVGVDGDTYRGSWVADRKHGHGQKRYANGDYYEGTWRRNLQDGRGRYVWMNGNQYTGEWRNGVICGKGVLAWPNGNRYEGQWENGVPKGSGVFTWADGSSWIGSWNESSNLMRSFFDGIEKSELIVATRKRSSVDSGAGSLSGGDKVFPRICIWESDGEAGDITCDIVDNVEASVIYRDRISIDRDGFRQFRKNPCCFSGEAKKPGETISKGHKKYDLMLNLQHGIRYSVGKHASIVRDLKQSDFDPSEKFWTRFPPEGSKTTPPHQSVDFRWKDYCPLVFRRLRELFTVDPADYMLAICGNDALRELSSPGKSGSFFYLTQDDRFMIKTVKKSEVKVLLRMLPSYYKHVCQYENTLVTRFYGVHCIKPVGGQKTRFIVMGNLFCSEYRIQRRFDLKGSSHGRYTSKPEVEIDETTTLKDLDLNFAFRLQRNWYQELMTQIKRDCEFLEAAKIMDYSLLVGVHFRDDNTGDKMGLSPFVLRSGKIESYQSEKFMRGCRFLEAELQDMDRILAGRKPLIRLGANMPARAERMARRSDFDQYSSGGTNYLSHGEVYEVVLYFGVIDILQDYDISKKIEHAYKSLQADPASISAVDPKLYSRRFRDFISRIFIEDG